The Hymenobacter sp. 5317J-9 genome has a window encoding:
- a CDS encoding tetratricopeptide repeat protein, giving the protein MHSVAFYISPARWLAWGLGLLFLTLRPALAQDKVSLKDAKEMTYQAQSTVEELQNLLNYVTFNDNAPSELAEVISSSYKPSRNQIFLSKDVIVEDDVNPASGLGKTKDLPVEKYLDALDVQYEKTADASVAFTNLVISKIKKKDYLYVKVRFDEAFASKEKASGTPYPTRQREALVRLNSLGGNKWQALIVGLSFHNPAQPIELTDNELPITTDASAESALVTQEDFVREKDDFVLGKQQEEKRKQIAYDEYVTQGNNYVASKQYKDALEFYSKAKELRALVPALDKKILDTKRLIAENTFESLKNKAEQAKSERRHGDALRLYKQALAIKPEARAAMEAEMAQLTKKLDEIALPKNKLEANDLQGAIDACDNILKENKKAKNDFPELFFIKAQAYQQLAEKQPGDTRSLDRALENYTMALQYYPNYTSARLARATFYVKHKHDYVSAVTDYDVLTANALDDAPEKPKYFLVKGGWKNQLKNYSGALEDYGKAIALSPENAAAHFDLAELLYRLQRHPEALVSFNTVLELEPKNGKAFYYRGLNYIGLRDVPAAGKDFGAAEALGLEPDQLKKVEAISTGYFEAALAAFKAKKTDQADSLYDNALAVRRCNAKAWHGKAEIALAAGDEQARKRNAASKSSYQTAIELYQKAIACTPTYSDAQYKKGLAYQKIAEYTAALDSYSDAIKSDATSVLAYMGRGNTHLDTKQYAKAIADYSRATTLLQNKLQAAKKDSQKEMALTISNDLSQAYQLMGKAWYLKNDYTKAVLLGDKALEVNPKNSEALYYQGLSYQAVHDLPKALKAYSEAIKYAPDFRYYYANGSASLQADKYEQAIANFNAAIKLDTLPVIKQSRYLRGLSYFKSRMLEPAFKDFTEYEKSVEKTDSSFYTDFGLLNLHLNHDAAAIDNFKRTLTAKPNHPLALYGLGCAYAKAGQFDKAMQQFEQAYQTRQLRKEDIKLEEETFLVELNKVKAHKTQYAQLKKTYLPAPQ; this is encoded by the coding sequence ATGCATTCCGTTGCTTTTTATATCTCACCCGCCCGCTGGCTGGCGTGGGGGCTGGGGTTACTATTCCTGACGCTGCGGCCGGCCCTGGCGCAGGACAAGGTGTCGTTGAAAGACGCCAAGGAAATGACTTACCAGGCGCAGTCGACCGTGGAGGAGTTGCAGAACCTGCTGAATTATGTCACCTTCAACGACAATGCGCCCAGCGAGCTGGCCGAGGTAATCAGCAGCAGCTATAAGCCCTCGCGCAACCAGATTTTTCTGAGCAAAGACGTCATCGTGGAAGACGACGTGAACCCCGCCTCCGGCTTGGGCAAAACCAAGGACCTGCCGGTTGAAAAGTACCTCGACGCCCTTGACGTGCAGTACGAAAAAACGGCGGATGCCAGCGTTGCTTTTACGAACCTGGTGATTTCTAAAATCAAGAAAAAGGATTACCTGTACGTGAAGGTGCGTTTCGACGAAGCGTTTGCCAGCAAAGAAAAAGCCAGCGGCACGCCTTACCCAACGCGGCAGCGCGAAGCCCTCGTACGCCTCAACAGCCTGGGCGGCAACAAGTGGCAGGCCCTGATTGTGGGGCTGAGCTTCCACAACCCGGCGCAGCCCATTGAACTAACCGATAACGAACTTCCCATTACCACCGATGCATCGGCTGAATCGGCGTTGGTGACGCAGGAAGACTTTGTGCGGGAGAAAGACGATTTCGTGCTGGGCAAACAGCAGGAAGAAAAGCGCAAGCAAATTGCCTACGATGAGTACGTGACGCAGGGCAACAACTACGTGGCCAGCAAGCAATACAAAGACGCGCTGGAGTTCTACAGCAAAGCCAAGGAACTGCGTGCGCTGGTGCCGGCACTGGACAAGAAAATACTGGACACCAAGCGACTCATTGCCGAAAACACCTTTGAAAGCCTGAAAAACAAAGCCGAGCAGGCCAAGAGCGAGCGGCGCCACGGCGACGCGTTGCGGTTGTATAAGCAGGCGCTTGCCATTAAGCCCGAAGCGCGCGCGGCCATGGAAGCGGAAATGGCCCAGCTCACCAAAAAACTGGATGAAATAGCGCTGCCGAAAAACAAGCTCGAAGCCAACGACCTGCAGGGGGCCATTGATGCCTGCGATAATATTCTGAAGGAGAACAAAAAGGCCAAGAACGATTTTCCGGAGCTGTTTTTCATCAAGGCACAGGCCTACCAGCAACTGGCGGAAAAGCAGCCCGGCGACACCCGCTCGCTGGACCGTGCGCTGGAGAACTACACCATGGCGCTGCAGTATTACCCCAACTACACCAGCGCCCGCCTGGCCCGTGCCACTTTTTATGTGAAGCACAAGCACGATTACGTGAGCGCCGTCACCGATTATGATGTGTTGACGGCGAATGCGCTGGACGACGCGCCCGAAAAGCCGAAATACTTTTTGGTGAAAGGCGGCTGGAAGAACCAGCTGAAAAACTATTCGGGTGCGCTGGAAGACTACGGGAAGGCCATTGCCCTGAGCCCGGAAAATGCAGCGGCGCACTTCGACCTGGCCGAGCTGCTGTATCGCCTGCAGCGCCACCCGGAGGCGCTGGTGAGCTTCAATACCGTGCTTGAGCTGGAACCGAAAAACGGCAAAGCGTTTTACTACCGGGGCCTGAACTACATCGGCCTGCGCGACGTGCCCGCTGCGGGCAAGGATTTTGGCGCTGCCGAAGCCCTTGGCCTGGAGCCCGACCAGCTGAAAAAGGTGGAGGCCATCAGCACGGGCTATTTTGAGGCGGCGCTGGCGGCTTTCAAGGCGAAAAAAACGGACCAAGCCGACAGCCTGTACGACAACGCCCTGGCCGTGCGGCGCTGCAACGCCAAGGCCTGGCACGGCAAAGCCGAAATAGCGCTGGCCGCCGGCGACGAGCAGGCCCGCAAGCGCAACGCGGCTTCCAAAAGCAGCTATCAGACGGCCATTGAACTGTACCAGAAAGCTATTGCCTGCACCCCGACGTATTCGGACGCGCAGTACAAGAAAGGGCTGGCGTATCAGAAAATAGCAGAATACACCGCGGCGCTCGACAGCTATTCCGACGCCATCAAGAGCGACGCCACCAGCGTGCTGGCTTACATGGGCCGCGGCAATACCCATCTCGACACGAAGCAATATGCCAAGGCTATTGCTGACTATTCGCGGGCCACTACGCTGCTGCAAAACAAGTTGCAGGCCGCCAAAAAAGACAGCCAGAAAGAAATGGCGCTGACGATAAGCAACGATTTATCGCAGGCTTATCAGTTGATGGGCAAGGCCTGGTATTTGAAAAACGATTATACCAAAGCCGTGCTGCTGGGCGACAAAGCGTTGGAAGTGAATCCGAAAAATTCGGAAGCGTTGTATTACCAGGGCCTGTCTTACCAGGCGGTACACGACCTGCCCAAGGCGCTGAAGGCGTATTCGGAAGCCATTAAATACGCACCTGACTTCCGGTATTATTATGCCAACGGCAGTGCTTCGCTGCAGGCCGATAAATACGAGCAGGCCATTGCAAATTTCAATGCGGCCATTAAGCTGGATACGTTGCCGGTGATAAAGCAAAGCCGGTATTTGCGCGGCCTCAGCTATTTCAAAAGCCGGATGTTGGAGCCTGCCTTTAAGGACTTTACCGAATATGAAAAGTCGGTGGAAAAAACGGACAGCTCGTTTTATACCGATTTTGGCCTGCTGAACCTGCATCTGAACCACGACGCGGCGGCCATCGACAATTTCAAACGCACCCTCACCGCCAAGCCTAACCACCCGCTGGCGCTATATGGCCTGGGCTGCGCATATGCCAAAGCCGGACAGTTCGACAAAGCCATGCAACAGTTTGAACAGGCCTACCAAACCCGCCA